A single region of the Ictalurus punctatus breed USDA103 chromosome 26, Coco_2.0, whole genome shotgun sequence genome encodes:
- the junba gene encoding junB proto-oncogene, AP-1 transcription factor subunit a, translated as MCHISTKMEQPFYHDDSFLSAYGTPDAVALRDYKHLKQSMSASFVEPYRNFKGDFYTAGSADTGSLKLASPELERLIAQSGGGVITSPTPGQYHLYSRSITEEQEGFADGFVKALDELHKMNHVAPPNVSIGAGGVPSVQTEARVYATLNSCSPNTSVQQSAAPGTYPSATISYLPQHHQYHHHQHQQQQQQHHHNHHHPHHPFQHAPRLSALKEEPQIVPDVHGACADGSPPTSPVDLEEQERIKAERKRLRNRLAATKCRRRKLERISRLEDKVKVLKTDNAGLSNTASLLREQVAQLKQKVMTHVSSGCQLMVTPKIKSY; from the coding sequence ATGTGTCACATATCAACCAAAATGGAGCAACCGTTTTATCATGACGACTCGTTTCTCTCTGCTTATGGCACTCCAGACGCCGTGGCCCTGCGCGACTACAAGCATCTAAAGCAGAGCATGAGCGCCAGCTTTGTCGAGCCTTACCGCAACTTCAAGGGTGATTTCTACACGGCCGGGAGCGCAGACACCGGCTCGCTGAAACTTGCCTCTCCGGAGCTGGAGCGTCTCATCGCGCAGAGCGGCGGAGGCGTGATCACGAGCCCAACCCCGGGTCAGTACCACCTGTACAGTCGCTCAATCACAGAGGAGCAGGAAGGCTTCGCGGACGGATTTGTCAAAGCCCTGGACGAGCTGCACAAGATGAACCATGTGGCCCCGCCGAACGTGTCCATCGGCGCAGGAGGAGTGCCGTCCGTGCAGACCGAGGCGCGCGTGTACGCCACGCTGAACAGCTGCAGCCCCAACACTAGCGTCCAGCAGTCCGCAGCGCCGGGCACCTACCCCAGCGCGACCATCAGCTATCTGCCTCAACATCATCAGtaccaccatcaccaacaccagcagcagcagcagcagcatcaccACAACCATCACCACCCTCACCATCCCTTCCAGCACGCTCCGAGGCTCTCGGCTCTCAAAGAGGAGCCGCAGATCGTCCCCGACGTGCACGGCGCCTGCGCGGACGGCTCGCCGCCGACGTCGCCGGTCGACCTGGAGGAGCAGGAGCGCATCAAAGCCGAGCGCAAGCGCCTGCGCAACCGACTCGCTGCCACCAAGTGCCGGCGGCGGAAGCTGGAGCGCATCTCGCGGCTGGAGGACAAGGTGAAGGTGCTGAAGACTGACAACGCCGGGCTGTCCAACACCGCGTCCCTGCTGCGCGAGCAGGTAGCGCAACTCAAGCAGAAGGTCATGACGCACGTGAGCAGCGGGTGCCAGCTGATGGTGACGCCGAAGATCAAGTCGTACTGA